One Micromonospora eburnea genomic region harbors:
- a CDS encoding DeoR/GlpR family DNA-binding transcription regulator — protein MDRYARWNALLEMLTDSGRVSVEEAAERLDVSQATIRRDFDQLAQQQMITRTRGGAVANGVSYDLPLRYKTAKHSAEKQRIGTAAAALVSPGTVVGLNGGTTSTEVARALAVRPDLNTSAEGAQLTVVTNALNIANELLVRSRMKVVVAGGVVRPKSFELVGPLGGALLREVTLDVALLGVDAIDPQLGAAAHHEGEAAMNSLMVARAKRVVVIADSSKLGGHAFARICPVDRVETLVTDSGAPPALVQAFRDAGVHVVCA, from the coding sequence GTGGACCGGTACGCCCGCTGGAACGCGCTGCTCGAAATGCTGACCGACAGTGGCCGGGTCAGTGTCGAGGAGGCGGCCGAGCGCCTGGACGTCTCCCAGGCCACCATCCGGCGTGACTTCGACCAGCTCGCCCAGCAGCAGATGATCACCCGTACCCGGGGCGGGGCGGTCGCCAACGGTGTCTCGTACGACCTGCCGCTGCGCTACAAGACGGCCAAGCACTCGGCCGAGAAGCAGCGGATCGGCACCGCCGCCGCGGCGCTGGTCTCCCCGGGCACCGTGGTCGGCCTGAACGGCGGCACCACCAGCACCGAGGTGGCCCGGGCCCTCGCCGTCCGGCCGGACCTCAACACCAGCGCCGAGGGTGCCCAGCTCACCGTGGTCACCAACGCCCTGAACATCGCCAACGAGCTGCTGGTCCGCTCGCGGATGAAGGTGGTGGTGGCCGGGGGCGTGGTCCGGCCCAAGTCGTTCGAACTGGTCGGCCCGCTGGGCGGGGCGCTGCTGCGCGAGGTGACCCTGGATGTCGCGCTGCTCGGCGTGGACGCGATCGACCCGCAGCTCGGCGCCGCCGCCCACCATGAGGGCGAGGCCGCGATGAACAGTCTCATGGTGGCCCGGGCCAAGCGGGTGGTGGTGATCGCCGACTCGTCCAAGCTGGGCGGTCACGCCTTCGCCCGGATCTGCCCCGTGGACCGGGTGGAGACGCTGGTGACCGATTCCGGCGCTCCCCCCGCCCTGGTGCAGGCGTTCCGCGACGCCGGCGTACACGTCGTCTGCGCCTGA
- a CDS encoding phosphatase PAP2 family protein: MRLRPVRPSGWWFDGLLLAALVGLTVALATDHLFGLDRGVADWAEEHRPTVARWAAMILNYLGQGTPLTLLAAGLGVVVAVRLRSVRPVLPPVVAFVLTYLTIGPLKVWTARPAPSASVREPFLPPDQTLPLFQHDLPVRFAQSYPSGHVANAIVWYGMLALLLAPLLGTLGRAVPPRLVAVVRVVPPLVVLCTTIYLGWHWLTDSVAGLLLGLLLDRLLHRVPWNDLPLPGALRKWDRPFISAP, encoded by the coding sequence CTGCGGCTCCGACCCGTCCGGCCGTCCGGCTGGTGGTTCGACGGGCTGCTGCTCGCGGCCCTGGTGGGCCTGACCGTGGCGCTCGCCACCGATCACCTCTTCGGCCTCGACCGGGGGGTCGCCGACTGGGCCGAGGAGCACCGTCCGACCGTCGCCCGGTGGGCCGCGATGATCCTCAACTATCTGGGCCAGGGCACCCCGCTGACCCTGCTCGCGGCCGGGCTCGGGGTGGTGGTGGCGGTCCGGCTCCGCTCGGTCCGCCCGGTGCTGCCGCCGGTGGTCGCGTTCGTGCTCACCTACCTGACCATCGGGCCGTTGAAGGTGTGGACCGCCCGGCCCGCGCCCAGCGCCAGCGTCAGGGAGCCGTTCCTGCCGCCCGACCAGACGTTGCCGCTGTTCCAGCACGACCTGCCGGTGCGCTTCGCGCAGTCGTACCCGTCGGGCCACGTGGCCAACGCGATCGTCTGGTACGGCATGCTCGCCCTGCTCCTGGCGCCGCTGCTGGGCACCCTCGGCCGGGCCGTCCCGCCCCGGCTGGTTGCCGTGGTCCGGGTGGTGCCGCCGCTGGTCGTCCTCTGCACCACCATCTACCTCGGCTGGCACTGGCTGACCGACTCGGTCGCCGGGCTGCTGCTCGGCCTGCTGCTGGACCGACTGCTGCACCGGGTGCCCTGGAACGACCTGCCGTTGCCCGGTGCGCTGCGGAAGTGGGACCGTCCGTTCATCTCGGCCCCGTAG
- a CDS encoding DUF4032 domain-containing protein gives MRITSALVDPALLDLPWSTPLEEWPAQHLVALPQGISRHIVRFVRLGDYVYAVKETGERVAEREYDLLRALERIDFPSVEAIAIVADRQADDGRPLDPVLITRHLQFSLPYRALFSRMLRPETMNRLLDALAVLLVRMHLTGFFWGDCSLSNTLFRRDAGAFAAYLVDAETGALHRALSNGQRGEDLEIARVNIFGEALDLQAAGLLHESIDPEVVCEEVVQRYERLWHEITYEQQVEREARHDIEGRIRRLNELGFDVAEVAMSSADNGRYLVRPKVVDVGYHTRRLLRLTGLDAEENQARKLLNDLDAYRTESDLSDEQQAAHRWLTEVFEPVVRAVPAHLRSKLEPQELFTQIIEHKWLLSERAGRDVGMRHAVQSYLSDVLVHRPDEQAVLGVEVPTAG, from the coding sequence GTGCGGATCACTTCGGCCCTCGTCGACCCGGCACTGCTCGACCTTCCCTGGTCGACCCCGCTAGAGGAGTGGCCTGCCCAGCACCTGGTCGCGCTGCCGCAGGGCATCTCGCGGCACATCGTGCGTTTCGTCCGACTCGGCGACTACGTCTACGCCGTGAAGGAGACCGGCGAGCGGGTCGCCGAGCGGGAGTACGACCTGCTCCGGGCCCTGGAGCGGATCGACTTCCCGTCGGTCGAGGCGATCGCGATCGTGGCCGACCGGCAGGCCGACGACGGCCGCCCGCTGGACCCGGTGCTGATCACCCGGCACCTCCAGTTCTCGCTGCCGTACCGGGCGCTCTTCTCCCGGATGCTGCGGCCGGAGACCATGAACCGGCTGCTCGACGCGCTGGCGGTGCTGCTGGTCCGGATGCACCTGACCGGCTTCTTCTGGGGCGACTGCTCGCTGTCCAACACCCTGTTCCGGCGGGACGCCGGCGCGTTCGCCGCGTACCTGGTGGACGCCGAGACCGGGGCGCTGCACCGCGCGCTCTCCAACGGGCAGCGCGGTGAGGACCTGGAGATCGCGCGGGTGAACATCTTCGGCGAGGCGCTGGACCTCCAGGCCGCCGGGCTGCTGCACGAGTCGATCGACCCGGAGGTGGTCTGCGAGGAGGTCGTGCAGCGGTACGAGCGGCTCTGGCACGAGATCACCTACGAGCAGCAGGTCGAGCGGGAGGCCCGGCACGACATCGAGGGGCGGATCCGCCGCCTCAACGAACTGGGCTTCGACGTCGCCGAGGTGGCCATGTCCAGCGCCGACAACGGGCGCTACCTGGTCCGGCCCAAGGTGGTCGACGTCGGCTACCACACCCGCCGGCTGCTCCGGCTCACCGGCCTGGACGCCGAGGAGAACCAGGCCCGCAAGCTCCTCAACGACCTGGACGCCTACCGGACCGAGAGCGACCTGTCCGACGAGCAGCAGGCGGCGCACCGTTGGCTCACCGAGGTGTTCGAGCCGGTGGTCCGGGCGGTGCCCGCGCACCTGCGCAGCAAGCTGGAGCCGCAGGAGCTGTTCACCCAGATCATCGAGCACAAGTGGCTGCTCTCCGAGCGGGCCGGCCGGGACGTCGGCATGCGCCACGCCGTGCAGTCGTACCTGTCGGACGTGCTGGTGCACCGCCCGGACGAGCAGGCCGTGCTGGGCGTCGAGGTGCCCACCGCCGGCTGA
- a CDS encoding DUF3263 domain-containing protein, with the protein MPADASPAAAGRTEPSGPADAAREAGGPVPSPADGVRRDTGATVPPPRSAPAVEADPAPDEGAVHAGGGARPLVEPADAGPAPAAERTEARQPAAERTEARQPAAEVRPTDDGSAAGDGLAERDRQILAFEQRWWRHAGAKEQAIRDTFGLSATRYYQLLNALLDHPAALAAEPVLVGRLRRLRSTRTRDRRR; encoded by the coding sequence ATGCCCGCCGACGCCTCCCCGGCCGCCGCCGGCCGGACTGAGCCGTCCGGGCCCGCCGACGCCGCACGAGAGGCCGGTGGACCCGTCCCGTCGCCGGCCGACGGCGTGCGCCGGGACACCGGCGCCACCGTCCCGCCGCCCCGTTCCGCCCCCGCCGTCGAGGCCGATCCCGCGCCCGACGAGGGCGCGGTGCACGCGGGTGGGGGAGCGCGCCCGTTGGTCGAGCCGGCGGACGCCGGTCCCGCGCCCGCCGCCGAGCGGACGGAGGCCCGACAGCCCGCTGCCGAGCGGACGGAGGCCCGACAGCCCGCCGCCGAGGTGCGCCCGACGGACGACGGTTCCGCAGCGGGTGACGGGCTCGCCGAACGGGACCGGCAGATCCTCGCCTTCGAGCAGCGGTGGTGGAGGCACGCCGGCGCGAAGGAACAGGCGATCCGGGACACCTTCGGGCTCTCCGCGACCCGGTACTACCAGCTGCTCAACGCGCTGCTCGACCACCCGGCCGCGCTGGCCGCCGAGCCGGTGCTGGTCGGCCGGCTGCGCCGGCTGCGCTCCACCCGGACCCGCGACCGGCGGCGCTGA
- a CDS encoding ATP-binding cassette domain-containing protein produces the protein MTAVLEIEGLRKTYRSRKRGTRHALDGFDMRVEAGQVHGFLGPNGSGKTTTLRTLLGLIQANGGRMAILGHELPQALPVVAGQVGAIVESPQFFPHFSARDTLGLLAQAGELPRQRVDEVLELVGLRDRAGERVKTYSLGMKQRLAVASALLKNPKLLILDEPANGLDPGGIREMRSLMRDLAASGMTVVLSSHILGEIQLICDSVTIISLGRRVAFGPVEQVLAAHSHGTVRVRLEAVTDLPQAADTLTRAGIQVTTTEPDHLMLAGVDKPAAVSRLLAEQGLYVSELTPVAVDLESVFLELTATAPVPGQHRQVDESTKVGETA, from the coding sequence TTGACGGCTGTCCTGGAGATCGAAGGTCTCCGCAAGACGTACCGGAGCCGGAAGCGCGGGACACGTCACGCGCTCGACGGCTTCGACATGCGGGTCGAGGCCGGGCAGGTGCACGGCTTCCTCGGCCCGAACGGCTCGGGCAAGACCACCACACTGCGTACCCTGCTCGGCCTCATCCAGGCCAACGGCGGCCGGATGGCCATCCTCGGCCATGAGCTGCCGCAGGCGTTGCCGGTCGTCGCCGGACAGGTCGGGGCCATCGTGGAGAGCCCACAGTTCTTCCCGCACTTCTCCGCGCGCGACACCCTCGGCCTGCTCGCCCAGGCCGGAGAGCTGCCCCGGCAGCGGGTCGACGAGGTGCTGGAGCTGGTCGGGCTCCGCGACCGGGCCGGCGAGCGGGTGAAGACCTACTCGCTCGGCATGAAGCAGCGCCTCGCGGTCGCCTCCGCGCTGCTCAAGAACCCGAAGCTGCTGATCCTGGACGAGCCCGCCAACGGCCTCGACCCGGGCGGCATCCGGGAGATGCGCAGCCTGATGCGGGACCTCGCCGCCTCGGGCATGACCGTGGTGCTCTCCAGCCACATCCTCGGCGAGATCCAGCTCATCTGCGACTCGGTCACCATCATCTCGCTGGGCCGGCGGGTCGCGTTCGGACCGGTCGAGCAGGTGCTCGCCGCCCACTCGCACGGCACCGTACGGGTCCGGCTCGAGGCGGTCACCGACCTGCCGCAGGCCGCCGACACGCTCACCCGGGCGGGGATCCAGGTCACCACCACCGAACCGGACCACCTGATGCTCGCCGGCGTCGACAAGCCCGCCGCGGTCAGCCGCCTCCTCGCCGAGCAGGGCCTGTACGTCAGCGAGCTGACGCCGGTCGCGGTCGACCTGGAGAGCGTCTTCCTCGAACTGACCGCCACCGCGCCGGTCCCCGGCCAGCACCGCCAGGTCGACGAGTCCACGAAGGTCGGTGAGACGGCATGA
- a CDS encoding SIS domain-containing protein: MAYVHAEIASQPDRWREAARLAPTVADHLPRPGERVTVVGCGTSWFMGMAYAGLRERAGQGETDAFQASEFPAGRRYDRLIAITRSGTTTEVLDLLAALRGHVPTTVLVGDPASPAVELADAAVPLPFADERSVVQTRFATTALALLRAHLGDDLGRLAADAEVAVRAPLPIDSATIEQVTFLGRGWTVGLAQEAALKCREAATFWAEAYPAMDYRHGPISVAAPGRLVWAFGGIPDGLPEDVAATGAAFVHSRTHGCRTVLTSWAAGRTPVDPMADLILAQRFAVSLATSRGLDPDAPRHLTRSVVLA, from the coding sequence ATGGCGTACGTGCACGCGGAGATCGCGAGCCAGCCCGACCGCTGGCGGGAGGCGGCGCGACTCGCCCCGACCGTCGCCGACCACCTGCCCCGGCCCGGCGAGCGGGTGACCGTCGTCGGCTGCGGCACGTCGTGGTTCATGGGCATGGCGTACGCCGGGCTGCGCGAGCGCGCCGGCCAGGGCGAGACCGACGCCTTCCAGGCCAGCGAGTTCCCCGCCGGCCGGCGCTACGACCGGCTCATCGCGATCACCCGCTCCGGCACCACCACCGAGGTGCTGGACCTGCTCGCCGCGCTGCGTGGCCACGTCCCGACCACGGTCCTGGTCGGCGACCCGGCCTCCCCCGCGGTCGAGCTGGCCGACGCAGCCGTGCCCCTGCCCTTCGCCGACGAACGCTCGGTCGTGCAGACCCGCTTCGCCACCACCGCGCTCGCCCTGCTCCGCGCCCACCTCGGCGACGACCTGGGCCGGCTGGCCGCCGACGCCGAGGTCGCCGTGCGGGCCCCGCTGCCGATCGACTCGGCCACCATCGAACAGGTCACCTTCCTCGGGCGCGGCTGGACGGTCGGACTCGCCCAGGAAGCCGCGCTGAAGTGCCGCGAGGCGGCCACCTTCTGGGCCGAGGCGTACCCGGCGATGGACTACCGGCACGGCCCGATCTCGGTCGCCGCCCCCGGGCGGCTGGTGTGGGCGTTCGGCGGGATCCCCGACGGGCTGCCCGAGGACGTGGCCGCCACCGGCGCCGCCTTCGTGCACAGCCGTACCCACGGCTGCCGCACGGTGCTGACCAGTTGGGCGGCCGGCCGTACCCCGGTCGACCCGATGGCCGACCTGATCCTGGCCCAGCGCTTCGCGGTCTCCCTCGCCACCAGCCGTGGCCTCGACCCGGACGCGCCCCGGCACCTGACCCGCTCCGTGGTGCTCGCGTGA
- a CDS encoding APC family permease — translation MVQLARRLAVPDAVVIGLGSMLGAGVFVVFAPAAAAAGGMGLLVALALAGFIAYCNATSSARLAARYPESGGTYVYGRERLHPFAGFLAGWGFVVGKTASCAAMALTIGAYLWPGRARLVAVLAVVAVTVVNLRGIGKTAAATRVLVGLTLTVLVVVAVTGAPHVAFDRLDGLSGTGAGGILTAAGLLFFAFAGYARIATLGEEVRDPARTIPRAVPLALGIVLAIYVVLAGVALGVLGEERLSTAAAPLADTVSAAGLPGLAWLVRAGATVAVTGVLLSLLAGVGRTTLAMARRRDLPGVLAAVHPRLRVPHRAELAVAAVVVVVVALGDIRGAIGFSSCTVLVYYAIANASALTLGREPARKVPVQLLAGLGLVGCLVLAVSLPVASVVAGFGVLALGAVGYALRRVVGRA, via the coding sequence ATGGTGCAACTGGCGCGGCGGCTGGCCGTACCCGATGCGGTGGTCATCGGGCTCGGGTCGATGCTCGGTGCGGGCGTCTTCGTGGTCTTCGCCCCGGCCGCCGCGGCGGCCGGCGGCATGGGGCTGCTGGTCGCGTTGGCCCTGGCCGGCTTCATCGCCTACTGCAACGCGACCAGTTCGGCCCGGCTGGCCGCCCGCTACCCGGAGTCCGGCGGCACCTACGTCTACGGCCGGGAACGGCTGCACCCGTTCGCCGGTTTCCTCGCCGGCTGGGGGTTCGTGGTCGGCAAGACGGCGAGTTGCGCGGCGATGGCGCTGACCATCGGGGCGTACCTCTGGCCGGGGCGGGCGCGGCTCGTCGCGGTCCTCGCGGTGGTGGCGGTGACCGTGGTGAACCTGCGCGGCATCGGCAAGACCGCGGCCGCCACCCGGGTGCTGGTCGGCCTCACCCTCACGGTGCTCGTCGTGGTGGCGGTGACCGGCGCGCCACACGTCGCGTTCGACCGGCTGGACGGCCTGAGCGGGACCGGGGCCGGCGGCATACTGACCGCCGCCGGCCTGCTCTTCTTCGCCTTCGCCGGGTACGCCCGGATCGCCACCCTCGGCGAGGAGGTCCGCGACCCGGCGCGGACCATCCCCCGCGCGGTACCGCTCGCGCTCGGCATCGTGCTGGCCATCTACGTGGTGCTGGCCGGGGTCGCGCTCGGCGTGCTGGGTGAGGAGCGGCTGTCCACCGCCGCCGCGCCGCTGGCCGACACGGTCTCCGCCGCCGGGCTGCCCGGCCTCGCCTGGCTGGTCCGCGCCGGGGCGACCGTGGCGGTGACCGGGGTGCTGCTGTCCCTGCTCGCCGGGGTCGGCCGGACCACGCTGGCGATGGCCCGCCGCCGGGACCTGCCCGGCGTACTGGCCGCCGTCCACCCGCGCCTGCGGGTGCCGCACCGCGCCGAGCTGGCCGTGGCCGCCGTGGTGGTGGTCGTGGTGGCCCTGGGCGACATCCGGGGCGCGATCGGCTTCTCCAGCTGCACGGTGCTGGTCTACTACGCGATCGCCAACGCCTCGGCGCTCACCCTGGGGCGCGAGCCGGCCCGGAAGGTCCCGGTGCAACTGCTGGCCGGGCTGGGGCTGGTCGGCTGCCTGGTGCTGGCGGTCAGCCTGCCGGTGGCCAGCGTGGTCGCCGGGTTCGGCGTGCTCGCTCTCGGCGCCGTCGGGTACGCCCTGCGCCGCGTCGTCGGCCGCGCCTGA
- the nagA gene encoding N-acetylglucosamine-6-phosphate deacetylase translates to MTLRVSGKVVTPTGVIRQGCVEVVGDRIRAVAEYPSVRDGHWIVPGFVDMHTHGGGGHTFTTGDAGSAREAAGFHLRHGTTTLLASLVSSPLALMREATAAYRPLVEAGVLAGVHFEGPYLSADRCGAQNPEFLRDPSTDELAELIELGGGTVRMVTLAPERDGALEAIKLLVSHGVVAAVGHTDATWAQTRAAVDAGATVGTHLFNGMRPVHHREPGPVVALLDAPNVVCELVADGVHLHDGMLTFAASSAGPERTALITDAMAAAGMPDGEYELGGQAVTVADGVARLSRDGAIAGSTLTMDAALRHAVAAGVTLPDACRMVATTPARAIGLGDQVGALQAGLRADLVVLDDELNVVRVMRAGTWLE, encoded by the coding sequence ATGACCCTGCGAGTGTCCGGCAAGGTGGTGACCCCGACCGGCGTGATCCGGCAGGGCTGCGTGGAGGTCGTCGGCGACCGGATCCGGGCCGTCGCCGAGTACCCGTCGGTACGGGACGGGCACTGGATCGTGCCGGGCTTCGTGGACATGCACACCCATGGCGGCGGCGGGCACACCTTCACCACCGGGGACGCCGGGTCGGCCCGCGAGGCGGCCGGGTTCCACCTGCGGCACGGCACCACCACCCTGCTGGCCAGCCTGGTCAGCTCGCCGTTGGCGCTGATGCGGGAGGCGACGGCCGCGTACCGGCCGCTGGTCGAGGCCGGGGTGCTGGCCGGGGTCCACTTCGAGGGACCGTACCTGTCGGCGGACCGGTGCGGCGCGCAGAATCCGGAGTTCCTCCGCGACCCGTCCACCGACGAGTTGGCGGAGCTGATCGAGCTGGGCGGCGGCACGGTCCGGATGGTCACCCTGGCCCCGGAACGGGACGGCGCGCTGGAGGCGATCAAGCTGCTGGTCTCGCATGGCGTGGTGGCCGCGGTCGGGCACACCGACGCCACCTGGGCGCAGACCCGGGCCGCCGTGGACGCCGGGGCCACCGTGGGGACGCACCTTTTCAATGGGATGCGACCGGTGCACCACCGGGAGCCCGGGCCGGTGGTGGCCCTGCTCGACGCGCCGAACGTGGTCTGCGAGCTGGTCGCCGACGGGGTGCACCTGCACGACGGCATGCTCACCTTCGCCGCCTCGTCGGCCGGCCCGGAGCGGACCGCGCTGATCACCGACGCGATGGCCGCCGCCGGCATGCCCGACGGCGAGTACGAGCTGGGCGGCCAGGCCGTGACCGTGGCCGACGGGGTGGCCCGGTTGAGCCGGGACGGCGCGATCGCCGGCAGCACGCTGACCATGGACGCCGCCCTGCGGCACGCCGTCGCGGCGGGGGTCACACTGCCCGACGCCTGCCGGATGGTCGCCACCACCCCGGCTCGGGCCATCGGGCTCGGTGACCAGGTCGGGGCGTTGCAGGCCGGGCTCCGGGCCGACCTGGTCGTGCTCGACGACGAGCTCAACGTGGTCCGGGTGATGCGGGCCGGCACCTGGCTGGAGTGA
- a CDS encoding ROK family protein, with the protein MSSGDEVVVALDVGGTGMKCALVRPDGTTVHAERHATEAARGPEAVVGTILDVAEGLAGKAHAAGLKAVACGIAVPGVVDETRGVAVWSANVGFRDVPLRELARKRLGLPTALGHDVRVGGLAEARLGAGREASQVLFVAIGTGIAAAHVVDGSAAAGAHGAAGEIGHILVRPDGPRCGCGRPGCLEALASAAAIGRRYAELAGVPVTAAEVADRAAAGEPLASQVWREAVEALADGLATGQALYDVATIVIGGGLAQAGPRLLDPLRAALRERLTFHREPHLVAAALGDEAGCLGAALLALDALDKESR; encoded by the coding sequence GTGAGCTCAGGCGACGAGGTCGTCGTCGCGCTGGACGTGGGCGGCACCGGGATGAAGTGCGCCCTGGTCCGCCCGGACGGCACGACGGTGCACGCCGAGCGGCACGCCACCGAGGCGGCCCGCGGCCCGGAGGCGGTGGTCGGCACGATCCTCGACGTCGCCGAAGGGCTGGCCGGCAAGGCACACGCCGCCGGGCTGAAGGCCGTGGCCTGCGGGATCGCCGTGCCCGGGGTGGTCGACGAGACTCGCGGGGTCGCCGTCTGGTCGGCGAACGTGGGCTTCCGGGACGTACCACTGCGGGAGCTGGCGCGGAAGCGGCTGGGCCTACCCACGGCGCTCGGCCACGACGTGCGGGTGGGCGGCCTGGCGGAGGCCCGGCTCGGCGCCGGCCGCGAGGCCAGCCAGGTGCTCTTCGTCGCGATCGGCACCGGCATCGCCGCCGCGCACGTGGTCGACGGGTCGGCCGCCGCCGGCGCGCACGGCGCCGCCGGCGAGATCGGCCACATCCTGGTACGCCCCGACGGGCCGCGCTGCGGCTGCGGTCGCCCCGGTTGCCTGGAGGCGCTGGCCTCGGCCGCCGCGATCGGCCGCCGGTACGCCGAACTGGCCGGCGTTCCGGTCACCGCCGCCGAGGTGGCTGACCGGGCGGCGGCCGGCGAGCCGCTGGCCAGCCAGGTCTGGCGGGAGGCCGTCGAGGCGCTCGCCGACGGGCTGGCGACCGGTCAGGCGCTCTACGACGTGGCGACGATCGTGATCGGCGGCGGGCTGGCTCAGGCCGGCCCCCGACTGCTCGACCCGCTGCGCGCGGCACTCCGGGAACGGCTGACCTTCCACCGGGAGCCGCACCTGGTGGCGGCGGCCCTCGGCGACGAGGCCGGCTGCCTCGGCGCCGCCCTGCTCGCCCTCGACGCCCTGGACAAGGAGAGCCGATGA
- a CDS encoding ABC transporter permease subunit, with translation MSLFVTELRRLAKRRLTRLLLVLLVLGLAGVATAFSFSSHKLSKEIVAEAQVKADTQYRESVEQWKKTVADCDAAVARGDQSTEERYGPNCGRDWMPQPEMFDPKWNLPYQFDFRAEFPMFIAVFAGAVALFAFLVGASFVGAEWASGGMMNLLLWRPKRLAVLGTKLAAVLTTTLGVSIVLGGLWTLAFWLIGTYRGSTAKMTAGAWQSIGLDGLRAVGIVLLIGAAAFGLASLGRHTAMALGAAVAVFGISEVAIRIAVGVLGVSFGDRYLLSTYAQAWFMKRVELLDYRVCDFAKGECHPAELLITWQDSALVFGLGGAAVLVAAFWMMRRRDIA, from the coding sequence ATGAGCCTCTTCGTCACGGAACTGCGCCGGCTGGCCAAGCGCCGGCTCACCCGGCTGCTGCTGGTCCTGCTGGTGCTCGGGCTGGCCGGCGTGGCCACCGCGTTCAGCTTCTCCAGCCACAAGCTCTCCAAGGAAATCGTGGCGGAGGCCCAGGTCAAGGCCGACACCCAGTACCGCGAGTCGGTGGAGCAGTGGAAGAAGACCGTCGCCGACTGCGACGCCGCCGTGGCCCGCGGTGACCAGAGCACCGAGGAGCGGTACGGGCCGAACTGCGGCCGGGACTGGATGCCGCAGCCGGAGATGTTCGACCCGAAGTGGAACCTGCCCTACCAGTTCGACTTCCGGGCCGAGTTCCCGATGTTCATCGCCGTGTTCGCCGGGGCGGTCGCGCTCTTCGCGTTCCTCGTCGGCGCCTCCTTCGTCGGCGCCGAGTGGGCCTCCGGCGGAATGATGAACCTGCTGCTCTGGCGGCCGAAACGGCTCGCCGTGCTCGGCACCAAGCTGGCCGCCGTGCTGACCACGACCCTCGGGGTGAGCATCGTGCTCGGCGGGCTCTGGACGCTGGCCTTCTGGCTCATCGGCACCTACCGGGGGAGCACCGCCAAGATGACCGCCGGGGCCTGGCAGTCGATCGGGCTGGACGGTCTGCGGGCGGTCGGGATCGTACTGCTGATCGGCGCGGCCGCGTTCGGGCTCGCCTCGCTCGGGCGGCACACCGCGATGGCGCTCGGGGCCGCCGTGGCGGTCTTCGGGATCAGCGAGGTCGCCATCCGCATCGCGGTCGGCGTGCTCGGGGTCTCGTTCGGCGACCGGTACCTCCTCTCCACCTACGCGCAGGCGTGGTTCATGAAGCGGGTGGAGCTGCTCGACTACCGGGTGTGCGATTTCGCCAAGGGCGAGTGCCATCCGGCGGAGCTGCTGATCACCTGGCAGGACTCGGCGCTGGTGTTCGGCCTGGGCGGGGCGGCGGTCCTGGTGGCCGCGTTCTGGATGATGCGCCGGCGGGACATCGCCTGA